Proteins encoded in a region of the Sugiyamaella lignohabitans strain CBS 10342 chromosome B, complete sequence genome:
- the TMA23 gene encoding Tma23p (Nucleolar protein implicated in ribosome biogenesis; deletion extends chronological lifespan; GO_component: GO:0005730 - nucleolus [Evidence IEA]; GO_component: GO:0005730 - nucleolus [Evidence IDA] [PMID 14562095]; GO_component: GO:0005730 - nucleolus [Evidence IDA] [PMID 17425675]; GO_component: GO:0005634 - nucleus [Evidence IEA]; GO_component: GO:0005840 - ribosome [Evidence IDA] [PMID 16702403]; GO_function: GO:0003674 - molecular_function [Evidence ND]; GO_process: GO:0042274 - ribosomal small subunit biogenesis [Evidence IGI] [PMID 17425675]; GO_process: GO:0042254 - ribosome biogenesis [Evidence IEA]), producing MDSASYLQSFGWSHGQPLQKGGLRKPILVKHKKDTKGLGHTAGDQEAWWERMFDGQLKGLDVSTSGSSKDGGVTFKQNEIKVSAVSQNVSPLYRMFVRGGVLEGSIPPEGLSSSSKKNQNLKDEKKESDKSIKDKSNKKKSKSKSSSDSNSNSSSKSKSSKRKRDTDSDDSETQENDNKASYDDKKKSRRDSKDSKKSKSSKSSSGSSMPASKTSKSDGSSKSKKARKSKPSSTSSSSSPTPSPEEDWMRQLIRTHADAQTVSA from the coding sequence ATGGATTCAGCGAGCTATCTGCAGTCTTTCGGCTGGTCTCATGGCCAGCCTCTCCAGAAAGGTGGTTTGAGAAAGCCCATTCTTGTCAAGCATAAGAAAGACACCAAGGGCCTCGGTCATACAGCAGGAGACCAGGAAGCCTGGTGGGAGAGGATGTTTGATGGCCAGCTCAAGGGTCTTGATGTCAGCACCAGTGGATCTAGTAAAGACGGTGGCGTGACTTTCAAACAGAACGAGATCAAAGTTTCTGCTGTCAGCCAAAATGTATCCCCCCTGTATCGCATGTTCGTCCGAGGTGGAGTGCTAGAGGGCAGTATACCTCCAGAGGGTCTATCGAGTTCCAGCAAAAAGAACCAGAATTTAAAAGATGAAAAGAAGGAGTCCGACAAAAGTATTAAAgacaaatcaaacaaaaagaagagcaaaagcaagagcagcagtgattccaacagcaacagcagtagcaagTCAAAGAGCAGTAAACGAAAGAGAGATACTGATAGCGACGACAGTGAAACACAAGAAAACGACAACAAAGCCAGCTATGACGATAAAAAGAAGTCCAGGAGAGACAGCAAGGACAGTAAAAAGAGCAAGTCGAGCAAAAGCAGCTCTGGTTCTAGCATGCCAGCATCCAAAACCAGCAAATCTGacggcagcagcaaatccaaaaaagcTCGCAAGTCTAAACCCAGCTCGacatcctcgtcttcatccCCCACACCCTCCCCCGAAGAAGACTGGATGCGCCAGCTCATCCGCACCCACGCCGACGCTCAAACGGTCTCTGCATAG